The Cellulomonas sp. S1-8 genomic sequence CGCGGCACGGACCGGATCCCCAGCGCAGCGGTCACGGCGGGCAGCATGCCGGTGCGCGTCGGGGCCTCGGACGCGGCGCGGTCCTCCCAGCGCACGTTGCGGAACCGGCTGGCGGCGAGGACCTCGATCTCCTCGGGCTCGACGCCGGCGGGCAGCGCGAGCAGGTGCCGGTCGGCCAGCGTCGGGTCGCCGAGCGCCAGGGGAGGCAGGGAGAGCGCCGCCATCACAGCTCCGTCCGGTGGAACCCCTGCCAGGAGCGCGACGCCGTCGGCCCGCGCTGCCCCTGGTAGCGCGAGCCGTACGCGCTCGAGCCGTACGGGTTCTCGGTGGGCGACGTGAGGCGGAAGAAGCAGAGCTGCCCGATCTTCATGCCGGGCCACAGCAGGATCGGCAGGGTCGCGACGTTCGACAGCTCGAGCGTGACGTGCCCGCTGAACCCGGGGTCGACGAACCCGGCGGTCGAGTGCGTGAGCAGCCCCAGGCGGCCGAGGGAGGACTTGCCCTCGAGGCGCGCGGCGACGTCGTCGGGCAGGGTTACCTGCTCGTACGTCGCACCCAGGACGAACTCCCCGGGGTGCAGCACGAACGACTCCCCGCTCTCGACCTCGACGAGGCGCGTGAGGTCGGGCTGCTCGGCGGCCGGGTCGATGAACGGGTACTTGTGGTTGTCGAACAGCCGGAAGTACCGGTCGAGGCGCACGTCGATGCTCGACGGCTGGACCATCGTGGGCTCGTAGGGGTCGAGACCGACCCTGCCCGACTCGAGCTCGGCACGGATGTCGCGGTCGGAGAGCAGCACGCGCCCACCGTAGTGGGAAGCGCGGGGCGCCCGTCGACATCGTGGAGCGCCCGCACACGTTCCTCACACGACCGGGTGCACACCGGCTGCCTCGTCGGGCAGCGGTGACGGGTGCAGCGGTGAAAGGTCACGGGTCGTTCCGGCGGGCGAGCCTTCGGGATATGCTGTGCCCGCTTCGCCTGTGGGAGCGCTCTCGCCCAGAGCAGGCGACGCGCTTCGACGGCGAGCGCGCGCGGGA encodes the following:
- the dcd gene encoding dCTP deaminase produces the protein MLLSDRDIRAELESGRVGLDPYEPTMVQPSSIDVRLDRYFRLFDNHKYPFIDPAAEQPDLTRLVEVESGESFVLHPGEFVLGATYEQVTLPDDVAARLEGKSSLGRLGLLTHSTAGFVDPGFSGHVTLELSNVATLPILLWPGMKIGQLCFFRLTSPTENPYGSSAYGSRYQGQRGPTASRSWQGFHRTEL